The Bacteroidota bacterium genome includes a window with the following:
- a CDS encoding site-specific DNA-methyltransferase: protein MLKHALRKKPCKIFQGDTLTILKKFPDESIDCVITSPPYWQMRDYKWRGQWGLEKTYGEYLEKLWTLMDEIKRVLKKSGTVWFNLGDSYGTQSGASRGIKYEYISKRFHKESGSVLLKGNVPQKSLLLLPHRFAIGCMERGWLVRNDIIWAKYNGMPESVRDRFSKKHEYIFLLVKSKKYFFALDKVREKHKLCSLERMNRAWNGHREKRSSYENMKIENMCHPKGKNPGDVSDFWNIPTQSGKEKHYAKYNTKLITYPILAGCKKGGIVLDPFCGVATTGIKALELKRKFIGIEGKKAYCRIAEKNLLTRIPR, encoded by the coding sequence ATGCTGAAACATGCTCTTAGAAAAAAACCCTGCAAGATTTTCCAGGGAGACACGCTGACAATTCTCAAGAAATTCCCCGATGAAAGCATTGACTGCGTAATCACTTCTCCTCCCTACTGGCAGATGCGGGATTACAAGTGGCGCGGGCAATGGGGCTTGGAAAAAACTTACGGAGAATATTTGGAAAAACTCTGGACGCTCATGGATGAAATCAAACGGGTGCTGAAGAAAAGCGGCACCGTCTGGTTCAATCTCGGAGATTCCTACGGCACGCAGTCGGGAGCAAGCAGGGGAATCAAATACGAATATATTTCAAAGAGATTTCACAAAGAAAGCGGGAGCGTTTTGCTCAAAGGAAACGTTCCGCAGAAAAGTTTGCTCCTGCTCCCGCACCGCTTCGCCATCGGCTGCATGGAACGCGGCTGGCTGGTGCGCAACGACATCATCTGGGCTAAATACAACGGCATGCCGGAAAGCGTTAGAGACAGGTTCTCCAAGAAACATGAATATATTTTCCTCTTAGTCAAAAGCAAAAAATATTTCTTTGCTCTGGACAAAGTCCGGGAGAAACACAAACTCTGCTCGCTCGAGAGAATGAACCGCGCCTGGAACGGGCACAGGGAAAAGAGAAGTTCCTACGAGAACATGAAGATTGAAAACATGTGCCATCCCAAAGGAAAAAATCCGGGAGATGTTTCCGACTTCTGGAATATTCCCACCCAGTCGGGAAAAGAAAAGCACTATGCCAAATACAACACCAAACTAATTACCTATCCCATTCTTGCCGGCTGTAAGAAGGGAGGAATCGTGCTTGACCCTTTCTGCGGAGTGGCGACAACTGGAATTAAAGCATTGGAACTTAAAAGAAAATTCATCGGCATAGAAGGGAAGAAAGCGTATTGCCGGATTGCGGAGAAAAATCTGTTAACGAGGATTCCTCGTTAA